The sequence GCGTCGACGCCTCGTTCGTCTCGTACACGAGATTGAACACCGAATACGTAAACCCCTACGTTCATCAGTAAACCAAACACCCGCCGCCCCAAAGCGCAGTGAACAACGTACCAGCAGCGGCGCCCAGACCAAATACTGGCTACCGAGCAGCCTCCCAACGCCCTTGTTGCGCGCAGCGCGGACAACCAAGAAGCCCGCATTGCAGACATGGCTGCTGCGGCCGGGGTAGTTTGGCTTGGTGTAGAAGCTGCCGAGACAAAGCGCGTCCCAGGCGGCTTGCGGCGCGACGACCTCGTCCACGCTGGTCACGGAGCCTCGCAGCATCACAGCTCCAAAGGTCCCGAACCAGTACGCTCCGAACTCCTCCAGGGGCAGCGCGTCCATCATCGGGTACGTGTCGCCCCCTTCGATCTCTGCGGTTAGCTGCCCGTGCAGGAACGCTACGAGTGTGCGGGGTACCTGCGAGAGCGAGGTGAAGGGGAGGATGGTGGCTGGGGTGCCGTCCTTCAGCGTCACGTGTTCAGGGGAGAGGGTGTAGGCAGTTTTATTGAGTTTGTGGAGGATAGGGGGCGAGGTTGGGTCATCGAGCATGGCGGGCATGGTTAAGATTTATTTTCGAGTTTGACGAGGTTGGAGAACCAAGAAACCTATGGAGTCGAGAtgttttctttctttctttctttctttctttctttccgAGAGGCGAGATGGTCGGTTTTCCAAGAGCGGTAGGGCGTGCTGAGTATGTATCTTCTTGTAGATACGAGGATGCTACCGGTACCGTACCTAGAGTGGAAGCGCGGGGCTCCGATTTCGGAAACTCCACCTACAACGCTCCACGCGCGCAACATCTCCACCGCCGCCCTCAGCCATAGATTCCGAGTACGGCCAACTATCACACCGTCTGGGTTCATACCTGAGAGTACCACGTGCTTATGCCTGCCGCTTTGGGTTCGTCAGAAAACAGCACTCTAATGCCGGTCTCGCGATGTCGCTTCGTGGTCTTAGCTCCAGGGACGCTGCGGGTGGATGCATTAACGCAAACGATGACTCACGGAACCTGAACGCTGTTGTGCGGGAAGTGCTGATAAAGGGTATCGGTGCGGCTGCTCAGATATAGTCAAGGCGCCAAATGGACAAGCTAACCGGCAAGAGATTGTCGGTCATGTGCAGTTCTTTGTATGTGGTTTGGAATACAGAGATGAACCTTGGAATACCAAGATGAGCCTTGAAATACTGAGATAGATCTTGAGATGGTGGAATTGACTGTCAGGGTAGTGGATTATGGGAGTTGTGTGGGATCAGGTAGATGCTAGGGGGAGGTCTCGCTAGTGATTTGTAAGGAGAAGGAAGTAAAGGAAGACCTAGACAACACGAAGACAAAGCAGGAAGCGAAGCACACGGGACAAATTCTCAGCAAAACCACACTTCTTCACCGGCTGGCTACTTCGAAGCTTTTGGTCTACACCTCGATCGGCTTGCCACCCTGCTCGCCACTCCTCAATGCCGCCTCCAAGATGTGGAGATCAGCGAGCGCCTCCTCGGGGCTCTGCCTCGCGTTTGGTTTCCCTTGTGTGAGACCCTCAGCCCACGCCTTGACTTCCTGCTTCACGCCGCTTCCCTCCTCGGGGAACTCCTTGGCTTCGTCCTTGCCGTCTCGGCGGACTACGACCCTGCCCCGCGTCACAGTGACAGTTCCCTTCTCGCTCGCAACCAGGTACTCGCTGCCGCTGTCCGTCGTTCCAAAGGACACGCTCAGTGTACCCGACGCTCCGGAGCCGAGCTGGAGGGTGGCGTGCAGAGTGTCGACGGGGGGTAGGTGTTCTTGCAGTTGCGCTGTGAATGCACTGAGCTTCTTCACTTTCTCGCCTCCACCCTCAAGAAGCAGCCTGGTCCCAGCAACAAAGTGCACACCACCATCCAATAGGAACCCACCCTGGTACTCTGGCACTTTCCTCCACGGCGTCTCGAAGTACTTGCCGCCCGGTGCAACGAAGAGGCTGACACGCGAGCGGAAGGTTAGGACACGGCCCAGCGAGGCGAGCTGCTCACTGGCATAGAGAAACGAGTCCTGGTAGCGGAAGTTCTCGGCGACAGAGTACGTGGCATTTGTGTTGGCGGAATCCGACGTCCAGGCGATCAGCTCTTTCGCAGTCTGAACATCTTTCGCGATTGGCTTTTCCGCAAGCACGTGCTTGCCTGCTGCAAGAGCTTTCTTGATGTATTCTGGCTGAGCGAGGATGGGGAGGCTGTTTGATTCAGCATTCTACTCTTTGTTCAATGCAACGCAGCGATGGTACATACGCAATAATTACGCCTCTGATGTCGTCTCGCTTCAGCAGGTCGTCATATGTCTTGCCTTCCGAGTCTTCGCTGTACAGATCGACGTCTGAGAGATGTTCAGACAGCGACTTTGCGGACCTGAGAGAGCGAGAATAGACTGCTTTCAGGCTGAGGAGCTGTGTTGCTTGAATGGCAGGTAGATGTTCTTCTTTGGCGAAGATGCCGCTGCCTACTAAAGCAATACCGGTAGCCATTGTGTAGGGTCGTGATTGGGATAGAATTGGGGGAAGGTAGAAGAGAAGGCAAGGCTTGTTCGGTTTCGCAATGCTGCAGCTGGCTCGAGTATATGCACATGTCGTCACTGATTCAGACAGGTGGATCAAACGGCGGCTAAACGGAAAATGTCTTCGAGCGTCGCTGCTCGCAAGAAAACAGAGCTTGTTGCATCATCGACTGCGGGGCTCTGTTTTGGTGTTTACCTGCCCCTCTTACCGGATAGGGTAACTCGAACAGCCGCGCCGCGGAGTTGGTCACTACCCCTGTCGATCTTGGGGATGT is a genomic window of Ascochyta rabiei chromosome 8, complete sequence containing:
- a CDS encoding Glucose-fructose oxidoreductase; translation: MATGIALVGSGIFAKEEHLPAIQATQLLSLKAVYSRSLRSAKSLSEHLSDVDLYSEDSEGKTYDDLLKRDDIRGVIIALPILAQPEYIKKALAAGKHVLAEKPIAKDVQTAKELIAWTSDSANTNATYSVAENFRYQDSFLYASEQLASLGRVLTFRSRVSLFVAPGGKYFETPWRKVPEYQGGFLLDGGVHFVAGTRLLLEGGGEKVKKLSAFTAQLQEHLPPVDTLHATLQLGSGASGTLSVSFGTTDSGSEYLVASEKGTVTVTRGRVVVRRDGKDEAKEFPEEGSGVKQEVKAWAEGLTQGKPNARQSPEEALADLHILEAALRSGEQGGKPIEV
- a CDS encoding Protein spt10 is translated as MLDDPTSPPILHKLNKTAYTLSPEHVTLKDGTPATILPFTSLSQVPRTLVAFLHGQLTAEIEGGDTYPMMDALPLEEFGAYWFGTFGAVMLRGSVTSVDEVVAPQAAWDALCLGSFYTKPNYPGRSSHVCNAGFLVVRAARNKGVGRLLGSQYLVWAPLLGFTYSVFNLVYETNEASTRIWDSLGFERIGRVKKCGVLKSYPGRKVDAIVYGYDFEAESTG